Genomic segment of Aphelocoma coerulescens isolate FSJ_1873_10779 chromosome 6, UR_Acoe_1.0, whole genome shotgun sequence:
GAAGAAGGTACAGctgcagccttttcctttgtaCTTGAGGCTTTTAGCCTGGTAACATAGTAGGAACCTCCAAGTGTTtaaaaaacagattttatttccTAAAGGGAGGATTGTTATTTATAGTGTCTTGCTTGTGTTCACTTGCTGTTATTTCCCTGCACAGTGGCAGTGTGCAGTTGTGCAGTACTGATGTGCACTCTTGGTGCTGGAGAGCGGCATTCCTGTCCAGAGGCAGGAGGACAAGCCTGTTCCTTACCTCTTGTCTCCACAGGCACTCTGCATGCCATGCAACAGCAGGAGAGAATGAGGAAGtgggtttattttctttggtGTTTCTGAGGGCATATTGTAGCATGTGGGTCTTGTGATGTTGGTTTGAGTTCCTATATCCTGTCTCCAGGCTGTGAGTTAGCAGACTGCTTCTGTGTTTCATAACTGCTATGagaaatttcaaattatttttctctattttcatCCCCCAAAATTTTGCTCAATTTTTCCTAAGGATAGGTACTTAGAGGAATGAGGACTATGTCCTCTAACacagttgtttgtttttttttatggcaggagaaattattttgttggcAAAGAACACTTTGTGTACAGGTTCTGTTTGCCTTGGGCATGGCAGACTTGTGCAACAAGTTGCCATTCCCTTTGTCTGCTGATGTGCTTAATATATACATAATCAAGCAGCAGTGACTCAACAAAAATCATGTTCCTCCATTCCCATGGATAATGGTGTCAAAGCCACAGTTATATTAACAGTGACCCTCTTGGTGTTTATCTGGTGGTGAGATCACCACAGAAAATATTGGTCTTTGTGATCTGGTGTCTGAGGCCCAACTCCAgtgacaaaaccaaaccaaaagttCTCCACAGGTAGAACTTGCCCCCTGTGCAAGCATGGATCCTCTGATGAGACTGGAGAACACTCTATTAGCCTTGGGGGTTTGACAGAGAAATGTGCATTGCCAGGAAGGCTGGAATTTTCCCTCTCTTTGGCAAGAACTGTGCCAGCCCATAAACGTGCTGTTTCCTATTAATGTACAGCTCCAACCTGAAGATTATGTGGAGCCACGGGAAGGGAATCACTTCACCTCTGTGGTCAGAGATTAACCTGGACACTGTGTCAATGTGTGAAACTCATAAGAGGCAAGCACTTCAATTTCTGTTCTATactccagggaaagctggtgCAAGGAAGTGCCCTAATCTCAAGTGAAGAGGGAGCAAAGGGACAGAGAAGGCTTCAATCTGTGCTTTGGTTCTTTATTTTGCTCTATGCATGCACTGATGCTCTCACAAAGATCCTGTTTGCAGAAGCAAGCATGAATCCCTCTATGACTGCATGGTAATTAAGTCAGATTTAACTTCAGCTGTGCCCACTTGTCTGTTGGGTTGTTGTCTCCTCTTGGGGTCTTCATCATGAAGCAGAACAGGTGCAGGAGAGAGAAACCCTTCTCGTTACCCTCAGGGTGGGGTTGGATCGGGTTTTGGAGGGTGGTAGATGATGCAGGACGAAGCACTGAGGGGAACCTGGTGCCTcaccagctgctggaggcactgctTATAAATACACCTGGCCCGTGGGGTGGAGCTCAGCCGTGGGTATCCTATTTCCACGGGAGTGCCAGAGGTGGTTGCGCTGTTATTTGTAAACGAAGAGAGGGAGAGCCTCGAGAGCAGCTGAACAGTGCCTGTCGCAGCTGGGTGGGCAGGGCGGTCAGCTCACGGACAGACCACCGGACAAGCTCTCCCGCTCAGCAGAgggcagcagcgctgccccgggccgagagggtgggaagggaggcCGGGAGAGGAGGGGCGGTGCCGGCGGCGCTGGGGCCGGGCGGCGCGGAGCGGCAGTCGCCACCCATCGCAGTCGCCCATCGCAGTCACGGGTCGGAACCCATCGCGTCGTGCCGGCATGTCGGGCGATCACTCCCGCAGCCTGGGCAAGGGTAAGCGCCGCGGGGCTGCACGGCGGGGGCTGGCGGGGCGGGCGGTGAGTGCCGGCGGTgacagcccctctgctctccccGCAGGCAGCGCGGCGCCGGGGCCCGTGCCCGCGGGGCTGGTCCGGCTCTACAGCATGCGCTTCTGCCCCTACGCGCAGCGGGCGCGCCTGGTTCTCCGCGCCAAGGGCATCAGGTgagctctgcgcggccccgccgcaCCGCCCGCACCCCAGGGCGCGCACGGAGCCAGCGGCGGGCCAGGCTTCCTTCCTCTCCTAAATTAAACATCCCTGAACGAACTGATTGAGGTTTCTGTGAGTGATTTTGCTCTAAGGCTTGAATAAGTAGGCTGTGTATGAGATCAGCTGCATAAAGGCCCAAagtaaaaaccccaaatttattttcttttatcattCTTGCTTCTCATAGCTTGTCCTGGGCGAATGTGAGTAGAGACATAACATacttctgtttggttttggtgtgAGTGGGCATGAAAATTCTGGAAGCTACGAATATTCAGTGTTTCTGTTGTATCGCTGCCCAGCAAAACACAATAGTGAGTGAATGGCCTTTTTAAAAGAGGAATgtactgttacagtggggatactgtaacgcctttatcaaaccaggagtcccgtggaaaagaaacaaatatatggacagattcttgctagatgtttcagagatgtttatttccccagccgcatggccgggctctgccgagggactgctacagtcaggacccgagctccttctgcccgcgcaggggaacacaaaccaacccatggggaacgaggctgagcaggggcagggaaaccccgtgcctcccagggctcccagggctccatggcgggggagggaccccgacaatGTACTGAGTTCCTCTAACGTTGTCTTGTTCTTGTGCTGTAGTAAGTTAATGAAATtcagtgtttgtttctttttcaagatAGCCATGTCATTTTAACATTCTTAAATGTTATTTCAGCATTCTTCAATGGGGTCTAATGTCCCTCTCCGTTTACAAATTAAAAGAAActgtttttccatctttttctgGTTCTCCCAAGTCCGGCCTGCCACCAGTTTGTTAACCAACACAGGGCTGGGAGTTCATGTTGGAATAGGAAATGCTAACGGGTCTCTTGATAGTAAGTTGAGAGTTGAATtagttaattttgttttttacatgggtcttttttttttttttgaaagagtaGATGCAGTAAAACTTCTGGGTCAGtttaattctgtttttatttAGTGTCTTTGGACTGATTTTGGAGCTGGTAGGTTTGTTGTAGCATGGtgattttggaggggttttatGGCTACCTAGATGTGACAGTTGCCTTCTGGTAACTTCTCAGTTGTTTTGAAGGTTCAGCTGTGTTTAGCAGACTTTTGGGCTTACTAGGAATTTTCTGGGGTCACACATATAACTCAGCATAAACTTATGGTTTGTTAATATAGACATATTTCCCATgtatcttgtttttttttttatcaataGCTATTTCCCTTTACCATAAACACCTGTTCTGTGTGAGGCCATAGGTTGGGAAGATAAGTAGGTAGGATGCTCTCCtgatttactctttggtgtaaGGGCAGGTTAAGGTTCAGATGCATTTCTTAATTGGGGTGTAGCTCATTTGCAATCAACTGCTTCTTTCTTAGACTGCCCTTGAACTCAAATGTGATAAGTGTGCTGAGTTCTGATCCTTATTTTTAGCCCGATAGTTGGGTGCTTGTTAAACTAATAAAAGACATGCATACAGTCTGCAAACAACTCATTTTAAGTCTGTGCTTGCTTTCTCCAGCGAAGTGTGGCAGTAATTCTGTGTCAAAGGATTAGTTGCAAACAACTTCAAAGAAAACAGGAGTACAGGGCTTGAGAGTTGAGCCTCTCAAGTACTGAACTGATGAGGTGACTGTGTTTCACCATGGTATGGGGTGGACTGGAGCAGAACTGAGCCTGTCTGGGTCTTGTTTCTTTTGCTCTTTTAGCCATGAAATAATCAACATCAATCTGAAGAACAAACCTGAGTGGTACTTTGAGAAGAACCCTGCTGGGCTGGTTCCTGTTCTGGAGACCAGCAAGGGCCAGCTGATCTGTGAGTCCCCAATCACTTGTGAGTATTTGGATGAAGCATTTCCAGGGAAGAAGCTGATGCCTTCAGACCCATATGAGCGAGCCTGTCAGAGGATGCTCTTGGAAGACTTCTCAAAGGTACTGTGTGAGCAGAGTGCGATTGTGTTTCTGACTTCACCATCGCACCAAAAACTGCAGCTGTCACTGATGCTGCCTTCATCCTTTAAGGCAAGTCTTGTGTCTGGGACAAGCATTTAAATAAGCAGAAGTGGTATTTGGGGCCTTTTGCTGTGAGCACATACAAAAACCATCGTGTCTTTGTATTGCTCCCAGCATTTATGTGCAAGGATGGATGCAGGAAGGCATCCCAGCTAGTGAAAGTTTGTATGACTGAGGTAGGGTTTTGAGCATCCTACAATAGAGCAAAGGTTAGTAGACCAAACCAGCTGTATATGTGAGACCTGGGAAGTGACAGTTGCTGTATTTTATTCTGATTCTTTCTGTAGGAAGTACTGTGTGAATGCAGGATGAGGAGAGTGCCTGACAGAGCCTAAAACCATGGACAAGAGATGGCTGTGAACATGGAACATGTATAGGGAGGCTGGTTTTGGCTCTCATTTGTGATTGGAGCTGGTTGACTGGAATTAGCCTTTCTGTACTAGCATGTGGTTTGAGGAGTTTAGGAAGTGAAAGAAATCAGCTTGGATATGAGATAGGAGAGGAATcaacagaagatgacaaaggGATGTAGACAAAGAAGGGGCTAGGAGAGAAGATATATTTGCAACAGGCCTTTTTTAAACAGACATGATGAGAAGAGAGTTACAGGGAAATATGttgcaagaaagaaaatgtgcagATGGGAAACACCCTTCTATTCACTATTCTCATATTACAAGACTAAAATTCATTACTATTTGTATTCATTCTTCCTCTAGGCTTTTCCTTGCCTTTTatgaaatatagatttttattAATGGGCTTTATTTAACTCTTTAAAGTCAGATCTTTTAAGCTTTAACTTGCATTTGATAACATCTATGTTAACGTTTTGAGTGACTTGCTTGTATTCTTGTACTAGGTGCATTAAAAACTTTATACTTTCCTTTGTATAGATAACATCCTTGCTTTTCAAGCATGTTCTGGCAGTCAAGGATGGACAGGACACCACGGCACTGAAAGCAGAGATTGCTGAAAAGTTTGGCAAACTTGAAGAGGTGAGAGTATTTCATGATAATGAGCAGATTGCCAGCCTTTATatgattcctttttttcctttcatgccATGGCCTTTGGAGGTGGATCTCTCATTTAGTTGGTAGTTACAAGATATGCTCTCTCAATTTACTACCCCAGCCTAGGATGCACAAGGACACCATTAGAGTAAATTTCAAGTAGGTGAACTAAACTTCATCTAATGATGAACTTTGTAGACTTGTAGAGATTTTTGAATTCTAGTTGTCTTGGatatttttgttctgctttaaGTGAAGGAGACCTTGCAGGATTGTAGGTTGAAACTTAACCACAACAAGCATGTACTCAAAGCAAGGGCTGAAGAGTCTGAGCTGTGGAAGAGCATCTGTGCTGAAAGCAGTGCAGACACTTTGGTGATGACATAAAATCTTTTTCATTCTAGGGTTTATCTTTGGGGGTGGAAGCAGAATGTAATGTGTCCCTTGTAGAAATCCAACCCTGGACTATGTTCTGCTACTGGTGGTGTAATGCAACTTCAGTGGAGCTCCAGGAAGTGTCAGGTGGCTTTGATGCTGTATTAGCTACTTGACAGCCCATGTCAGTAATGGTTCTTGGCTAGTCTGAACAGCTGTTGGACTTGCCTTTGTCACGAACCCATTCCTTCTGTCTTTAGCAGCCACAGCCAATGCTTGGGTGGATCAATGAAGGAGAGTTCTTCTGGAGTATTTCTGTTCTGGTGCAAAGCTGCCAATAACCTCTTAGTACTTTCCTAGTTCTCCTAACAGTGCTGTGCATtctgctttcccttccccttgggCTGCCAAAACACAATTGTTTCCAGGGTAGTCTTGTCCATCTGGTCAGACTGAGGCTGGAGTAGTGCAGATAAAGAGTTCCTGGGGGAAGTTGTGTGTTTCACTTGCATGAAATACAAGTGTATTAACCTTCTTCCTGCTTGATTAATACTGTGAAATAAATTGCTGTTCTTTCAGTGTCTCTATTTTATTATACCCTGAATGattttgcagcagctgctgatggTCTGCGAATGGGAGGCTGGAACAGAGCCATGCAAACTTCCCTCAGTGTATTGCAAGAGATATTTCAGAGGGGAAGTACTTTGGAACACTTCTGTATTTTGACTTCTGCTGCCCGACAGAGGGGGCTGTGTTCCCGTCTCTgccctgtgcagctgctggTTGTGTTCTGCCTGGGAGCTCAAATAGCTCCGTACTTCCCAAAGGGCTTCTTTAAAATTTCTGCTAGATCATGGGGGTTGTGGACAGGGAATAAATGCCACATGAGTGTATAGAATGGTGTGTGTCCAAACAGACCAAGATTTTTGTAAGGTCTCTTGAGTTCCACCTATAAAACACCCAGGTGCCCGAAAACAGAGGCACTAGTGTAATGAAAGAAGATACCAAGCTCTGGAGGGTCCTTAAAGGATATTAAACTTGGATGACCATGGCACTTAAAAATGCATCAGAATCATAAGTGTAACAGGAGAACTTGCTGCATTCTTTGTGgctctgctttctgtgctgaGCTGTGAGGAGGATCTCTTTCTGATGTAAGTTACACTTGCTTCCTGTTGCCTTTACACCTGGAATCAAATGCAGTTTGAAATGTAATGTTAGAAGTACTTCCCTGACACCACGTGGCCTCAACTGCCATGGCAAAAGAGTCCCTGCTAAAATGGTGCTCTAATTTACCAGGATGACAAATTTAACTGGATTTGTTGCTCAAGAAATGCATGTGTGCTGTTGTGTTCGATTAGTCTGTGCCATTAATGCTTTATGACACGCAAGAAATCACAAACATATTCTGAGCTAACCTGCTCTTTGTGCACATGCTGCAGCTTGCTAGTGATTCATATTTTGTGGCAGTTTTTGAACCTCTGGAGAAGAGCTGGGCTTAGTTTGTGAAATACCAGCTATAGTATTAAGCTTAACTCTACTGACTAGATCCAACTCTGCTAATACTGCATGCACAAGAGAAATATACTGTATCTCCTTCGTTTGCTCACTGATCCTTGTAGTGTGCCTGCCTTCCACTAGGAAGTGGGGGTTTTGTGTAGTGTTCTGCTGCACTTTTCCTTCAGGGGCAACTGACATCTCTCACCCTTCACAGGTTCTGTCCAAACGCAACACGGTATTTTATGGTGGGGACTCAGTCTCAATGGTTGACTACATGATCTGGCCGTGGTTTGAACGTCTGGAAGCATTCCAGCTGAAAGAGTGAGTACCTTGCCTGGCTTCTGCTGTGTTCTGAAGTGCCTCAGCATCAATATTCCTTGTGTACACTGCAGCAATGGGCCACCCTTGGGGGCTGCTGAAGAAAGTTTGTATTGTGTTGCAGTTTGGGGGAAGCATCCTGCTCTAACTGGGACAGAGAAAGTAGTAAAATGGAACTGTTCaagctgttttgtttccttgatgCCCTCCAGATTTTCCATTTGCGTTACTCAGtcccttcctttttcctgcagctctttgAATCACGCCCCAAAGCTCCAACGCTGGGTGGAGGCCATGAAGGAGGACCCTGCTGTCAAGGCTACAATAACTGACCCGCAGACATTCAAAAACTACCTCCAGCTGTATTTGAAGAACAGCCCTGAGGCATGTGATTATGGGCTCTGAGGTGCCAGTAGGCACATGCTGGCTGAAGTGTCAGTGCTGTTTTTCAGTGTGGGAAGTCAGTGTAATTTGCTGGGGGCTCTGCTGTGGTTGCGTTTCATAATGGGGAATAAATCAATGCTGAAAAGGCTGAGAAACCTGTGAACTCCACTCCTTCCTGTCACGAGAAGGATGTGCTGGCTTCAAGAAGGAGATGGAAAGTCATTGTTGGCCATGAATATTGCATAAAGGAAAACTTCTCTATTCAGAGGTGATGGTCTGTAATCTCTGGGCTCTTGGTTGGCATGGCAGTGGGCAGTCCCTGAACTGATGCTGTTACctgatttaaaaattttaatactGGTGTCttgaaaatgaataaaaagcaaacaatgTTGTCTTcaaacagtttttccttcctgtttctggGCAGCTATTAGTCACTGGACTGGTTATGCAGAGAGAGAGGAGCAGTGCACTGTAAAGGCTACAACAGATAGTGTGGCTTGTGAAGTTAAAATGTGATTCCTA
This window contains:
- the LOC138112613 gene encoding glutathione S-transferase omega-1-like isoform X2 — protein: MKQNRCRREKPFSLPSGWGWIGFWRVVDDAGRSTEGNLVPHQLLEALLINTPGPWGGAQPWVSYFHGSARGGCAVICKRREGEPREQLNSACRSWVGRAVSSRTDHRTSSPAQQRAAALPRAERVGREAGRGGAVPAALGPGGAERQSPPIAVAHRSHGSEPIASCRHVGRSLPQPGQGHEIININLKNKPEWYFEKNPAGLVPVLETSKGQLICESPITCEYLDEAFPGKKLMPSDPYERACQRMLLEDFSKITSLLFKHVLAVKDGQDTTALKAEIAEKFGKLEEGLSLGVEAECNVSLVEIQPWTMFCYWWCNATSVELQEVSGGFDAVLAT
- the LOC138112613 gene encoding glutathione S-transferase omega-1-like isoform X1; amino-acid sequence: MKQNRCRREKPFSLPSGWGWIGFWRVVDDAGRSTEGNLVPHQLLEALLINTPGPWGGAQPWVSYFHGSARGGCAVICKRREGEPREQLNSACRSWVGRAVSSRTDHRTSSPAQQRAAALPRAERVGREAGRGGAVPAALGPGGAERQSPPIAVAHRSHGSEPIASCRHVGRSLPQPGQGHEIININLKNKPEWYFEKNPAGLVPVLETSKGQLICESPITCEYLDEAFPGKKLMPSDPYERACQRMLLEDFSKITSLLFKHVLAVKDGQDTTALKAEIAEKFGKLEEVLSKRNTVFYGGDSVSMVDYMIWPWFERLEAFQLKDSLNHAPKLQRWVEAMKEDPAVKATITDPQTFKNYLQLYLKNSPEACDYGL
- the LOC138112613 gene encoding glutathione S-transferase omega-1-like isoform X3 encodes the protein MSGDHSRSLGKGSAAPGPVPAGLVRLYSMRFCPYAQRARLVLRAKGISHEIININLKNKPEWYFEKNPAGLVPVLETSKGQLICESPITCEYLDEAFPGKKLMPSDPYERACQRMLLEDFSKITSLLFKHVLAVKDGQDTTALKAEIAEKFGKLEEVLSKRNTVFYGGDSVSMVDYMIWPWFERLEAFQLKDSLNHAPKLQRWVEAMKEDPAVKATITDPQTFKNYLQLYLKNSPEACDYGL